In Camelus dromedarius isolate mCamDro1 chromosome 16, mCamDro1.pat, whole genome shotgun sequence, the genomic stretch CTCAGAAACCAGTTTTGCCCACCACCCCTCGTGCTACAcatcaaggcccagagagggcagtgcccttggccagggtcacacagcaagttagtaGCAGAACAGGGACCAGTACTAAGGGCTCCCACCTCTCAGCCAGGGCTCTTTCCTGGATCCCTGAAGCCCCTAAAGAAGCATCAGAACTGATGTTTGGGACGTCTGGGGAGGTGGCAGTTGAGGCTTCCTTTGGGGATGTTTAGCAGGGCGCCCGGGGAGGAAGGGATTCCTGAGCGGGAAGGGTTCCTGCCACTGGGGTCCACCTGCCATTCTTACTTCAGCCATCAGGTGGCAGAAGCTCCTCACTTATCTAGCATTCCAGCCCAAGTTGGATCTGATCTGAGGACAGAGGCTTTCTTCCTCTAGCAAATATTTCCTAACATTTTCTTTATGAAGCAGGCAGAAAATTAACATAACATACTTAcacacatgtttttaaaaatcactagtCTGTCACACTGCATTGTAAAGGAGAAACGCAGGGAAAGTACTGTGAGTCTCAGTATGTGGATCCCTGGGCACAGCCACTGGGCGGATAGGACACAGTCCTATGCTTGCTTCTATTTTTAACGAATATTTGGATTTAAAAGGAGTAAGATGGTCAGACCCTAGTCTGTACAAGAAGCCcaggaaagtttaaaaagaatttgagTGGATGTTGAAATAAAACCTGATCATGAATAATAAaaccatgcaaaaaaaaaaaatccccaaactaaACCTTTAATGATTTATATGTAAAACTGAGTCAGGTTTTGGGCTCAGGTAATTATAAAGCGGTTGTTCACTATGTAAATGTCAGTGGGACATTCTAAAATTGTGTGTGACAATACTTTATTGTGAGGGCACACATTAGCATTCTACCCCTGCCCACCAAATGGCAACAGGGTTCCCCTCATCATGATGACTAAAGCAGTGGGATAGTAATTTTGCTGCTGGGGCCCTCTGGAGCTTGAGGTCGCCCTGGATGGTCCACAGTGCATCACCATAGAGGAGAGTTTCTCATCCACGGCACAagtgacatttggggctgggaaTTATTTGTTGTGAGGGCCTGTCCCACacattataggatgtttagcagcatccttggtctCTATCCCTAGTCATACCTTCCCCCAAGCTGTGACAACAAAATATGTCTACAGACATGGCCAAATGTCCCTTGGGGGGTAAAATCACCCctcagctgagaaccactgctgtagaGTCTGGTCATTGAGGACTGGCAGGTGCTTTGCACGGGCCTATGGGAGCGCAGCGCAGAGGCATTTAACCAGGTCTAGAACAGGGCTTGGAagtcttcctggaagaggtgtCCCCTCCCAGCTAAATCTCTAGGGGGAAGAGTTGGCCAGTGGGATTACAGAGGTAGTAAATGGTTTCCTGTGATCAGAAATCATCACGAGCTCCACGTTTTAACCACTTCGGGTTTTGGTTGGAATGGTAGAAGAGGTGAGGCAGAGGTCAGGTCAAGGCCAGTTCAGGAGCTGGACTTGATCCTGGGGGTGATGAGAGTGAAGGATTTTAAGTCAGTGAGTGACGTGTTCAGACAGGCATTGTAAGGGGCGGGagcagaggctgagggaggagtAGTCCAGGCCATCGGTGATGGTCTGGCCCTGCGCAGCCTCTGAAGGGGTGGGAAAGAGTGGGCAAAGGGAGGAAATGCTTAGGTGGTGAAACAGGAGGACCCAGTGACTGATGGGACGGAAGCTGGGCAGAGGACGGCCTATGGCAACAACGGATGGAGGTAGCCTGGGTGGATGGAGATGCCAGCCACTGAGAGGAGAGCCAAGGGAGTCAGGGTGACATCTGAGTTACTGGTGACCCTCCCCTCTCCGTCCCCCACCCAGCTCCTGCCAGCTTGCTGGCCTCCAACACTCCAGCttattcctgcctcaggaccgTTCCTTCCAACAGGAATGCTCTTCCTGGGGACGCTTCCTGGCtagccccttcctcctttctgctccATGTCACTCCTCAAGGATGTCCCTCTCTAGCCCCTTACTCTTCCCACTAGCTGGTGGTACCGTCtgtatttattgtctgtcttctccaccaGAACATAAGCTTCAGGAAGACAGGTTTTGTTCACCACTGGAGCCCAACATATGGATCTGCTCTGTTCAATACAGCAGCCACTTGCCACCGGTGGTGGCCTAGTCTTAGAGATGTGACTgctccaaactgagatgtgctccAAGGGCCGAACACACACAGCCTTTAAAGACTTAGTACAAAACAAAGAAGGTAAAGTATCTGCTCAATACTTTTTAAAACGGATGGTGTGttgaaatattttggatatattggttaaagaaaatatattcctaAAATGAATTTCAcgtttcctttccctttttaaatgTGACTGACTAATGGAAAACTTAAAATTCCATAGGTGGCTCACTTCCTGTTTCTACAGAACAGATTTCGAACATGGCCTGGCATACGATCTGTGCacaagaaacatttgttgaatgaatacatacGGAAAACAGCTGGACATCCACACCTGAGTTTGTATGGAAGGGTCCAGGCTGGAGACACAGAACTGAGCATCGTCAGAGAGATGGTAGCACACGCCATGGAGCCATGATGAGCCTTGGGCCTCAGGAACATCTCCGGTCCCTCATCCAGTGCAAATTTCctaagcacctactatgggcCTGTGAGGAGGAGGGTCCACCTCTGACTTGAGCACTGGGCTGTCTGTCCAGGAAGGCATCTGTTTGCTTCCCAAGTGAGACCAAAAGGCAGGTAGGCATcagctggggggaggaggggctgtggagagGGAGGCCACTCCAGGCAAAGGAACAGCATGGTGAAACACTTGTAAGCAAAATCCGGTACTGTGCTGGTAGAAACAGAAAATTCCATCTGGTTTGCAGTGCAGAAACTTTGGGGAAGCTGGGGTGATGGGGCTGGACACCTCATGAAGGGCCAGAAGCTGGATGAGTGGGGCTTCAGAAGCCTCGTCCAGGTGCTGGACTGATCCCAAGGACAGGGGAGCCCCAAGGGCATAAGTAGGGGGGGCCATTCAGAAAGAtacctctggctgctgtgtggagtcCAGGCAGGCAAGCTGAGGAAGAGGAATGAGGGAAAGGAGAACAGAAAGGGAACAGCCAGAGATGTAGAAGGAAACTGGGCAGCATGGGGCCCTGGCAGCCTGCTCAGCAGGGTCTGAGGAAGCCCCAGAGATATGGTCAGATGGTGGCCCCTGGATTTTTCACTTGGGTGCTGACTCACTGGAGTGAAGGAGGAAGCAGATGGGGGTAGAGAGACAAGAAGGGGGCAGGAGGTAGCCGGGTAGACAGCTCTTCGTATtcagggcagggtgggtggggtggagggagagggtggtgaCTGCAGGGAAATGCAGGAATAGGAGCCCGTTTTGGGAGAGATTTCTTCTGAGGTTGGAAGAGACTTAACTATGTTTATGGACTAGGATAACAgtagcagggtggggagggtaaaaatagaaaagaccaacccctgccctctgaccccactgcccacccccactCTACCTCCATGAAAGGAGGGCCCAGCCACCTGGCCCAGGCCGCAGGGCAGAGAGTGCAGTGGTGCCCGCAGGCCCTACCAGGCTGAGACCTGCCCAGGGTGCCCCTCCTGTGTGGGCTCCATCAGGAGGGGAGACCTTCCTGCGATGCCCCTGCAGGTAGGGCGGGAGCCACTGTGGTTGCTGCTGGCACTGGATCCTGGCCACCCACACAGTGCATCTCAGAGATCACACACACAGCTCACACGGGgcacacagacgcacacacacccccacagcTCACACAGGATTTACGCATGCACGCACATACACAAAGAGCTCACATAGGCTTATGTGTGAGTGGGCACACATAGCTCACACCGTCTATACGCGTCGTGTAGCGTGTGCACATACACAGACAGCCCACACAGAGGCCACGCCTCAGTCTGAACAAGCAGAGGCCCCTGGGATGCTGGTATCACAGTTGTTTCTGTCCCCAGTAAAACAGCCAGGTTACCACCTGAACCTCCCCTTGCTCTGCTCGCCTCTTGTCCACTTTCTCCCCGCCCCTCTGGCCACCTTCCTTTCTGCCTGGATCGTGGCATCAAGGACCAGCCTTGGTTCATTCGATGCCCCCAGCTCGGCTGGGAGCTCCAGGGAAGTGAGGATGCTGCCCCGCGGGTCACACCCCCCCGCGCGTTCTCTGCTGGGCAGGGGGTCCTGCGAACAGTGGGTGCGGAACCACTTCTCGTTCCGGGGTGGTGGCATCCGGCCTCTGACCTCACCCCCACGCCGAGGCGATGCTAGATGGCCAGATCCTGGCGGACGGTGGCCAGCGACGCCTTGCTGCGGCCGCTGCCGCCCTCGCTGTCTCCGGCTGGCGCCCGGTGCGCGTAGGCGGGCGGGGCGTAGGGGTCGGGGCCAGGGCGCCGGGCAGGcagggcgggcggcggcggcggcggcggcggcggcggcggcggcgggagcagCTGCTGCGCCTCCTCGTGCGCGCGATTGCAGCGGTTGTCGCGCTCGGCCGTCTGGCTGCAGCGGCCGGCGCGCGGGCGGCCCTTCCAGAGCAGGTGGCCCAGCTCGGCCACGCTGAGCAGCGCCGAGAGCAACCCCACGGCGAAGTAAAAGACCACGAAGACGGTCTTCTCGGTGGGCCGACTCACGAAGCAGTCCACCGTGTGCGGGCACGGCGGGCCGGCGCACGCGAAGTGCGGGGCCACGCGGAAGCCGTAGAACAGCGCCTGGCCGCCCAGGAAGGCCAGCTCGGCCAGCAGGCGCAGCGCCACGCTCAGCAGGTAGCACCGGCGCGCGCGGCGACCCCCGGGGCGCCCCGGGGTCCCCGGCGCCCCCGCCCCGGCGTCCGCGTCGCCCGGCTCCTTGCTGGCCCGGTGCATGGAGTAGATGACGAAGAGCACCGGCGGCGCCGAGAGCAGCAGGATGTGGAAGAGCCAGAAGCGGTAGTGAGAGACGGGGAAGGCGCGATCGTAGCAGGTCTGGCGACAGCCCGGCTGCAACGTGTTACACACGAACTCCTCCTGCTCGTCCTCGAACACGGCGCCGCCCACCGTGGCCAGCACCAGGATTCGAAAGATCAGCATGACCACCAGCCACAGGCGGCCCACGAACGGCGACTGCAGCTGCACGGCGTCCAGCAGGGAGCCGAGGAACGCCCACTCCCCCATGGCGCTGGGGACAGACGCGGGGCGGACAGTCAGGGGCCGGGAAGGATCGGGTCCCCCAGCCCTCCGAACCCGTCGTGGTGGGGTCACTTAGACCTCCTCTAACTTTGAGGTGAGCCAGGGGGTCAGCTAGGCCTAGGTTTAGCAGGGACTTTGAGGAAATTAAGGACAGTATGGGGGGGGCGGGAGGGGTTCAGTGCTTCTCAACTGTGGTGTCCTTCTCTTTGGGGCCGATGGGCACTGGGTAGGCGCTCTACCCGGTGCTCTAGTCAGACACCTTTGGTCCTGGTTGGTTGGACCCTGTGCTCCTCCAGAGTCCCAGTTCATGGGAAAGGAACTTGGAGATCAGACCCACCAGCCCCTGACTGCATTTGTAGAAGCAGAAACCCCAGGACGCTTTCTATGGGCAAGAGTGGTACCCCAAACCCAGGACTGCCATCCAGTTTGGTACCCCTGGGAAAGCTGGAGCCAGCAAACCCAGAGGGACTCACGTCCTTTCTCCGCCCACCGCTTCTCTTGTCCTTTTTACTACTGTGAACTCCTCTCAGAATTGAAGAGTGGACACAAAGGTATCCCCACTTCCATGACTCTGTCAGGATCCTTTGTCCGAGGTGTCTCCTGCCATTTGATCCCAGTGTGGCGGAATGCTAGCCCCAGGcttctcccatctcctccctggTGTCCCTCTGCTTCCAGTTTCCCGTATCTCACGAGagcctccccaacacacacacgcaaCCCCCGACAGGTCCCACAGGTCCCTGATGCTCCTAGACCCTCACCCATCCCC encodes the following:
- the GJD3 gene encoding gap junction delta-3 protein; translation: MGEWAFLGSLLDAVQLQSPFVGRLWLVVMLIFRILVLATVGGAVFEDEQEEFVCNTLQPGCRQTCYDRAFPVSHYRFWLFHILLLSAPPVLFVIYSMHRASKEPGDADAGAGAPGTPGRPGGRRARRCYLLSVALRLLAELAFLGGQALFYGFRVAPHFACAGPPCPHTVDCFVSRPTEKTVFVVFYFAVGLLSALLSVAELGHLLWKGRPRAGRCSQTAERDNRCNRAHEEAQQLLPPPPPPPPPPPPPALPARRPGPDPYAPPAYAHRAPAGDSEGGSGRSKASLATVRQDLAI